The proteins below are encoded in one region of Candidatus Binatia bacterium:
- a CDS encoding acyl-CoA synthetase: protein MAFTLADINEALAGAFPERECLVFGKRRDSWRELNLRTRRLANFLVSQGLGCHRERDQLQNYESGQDHLGIYLYNGNEYLESMIGAFKARVAPFNVNYRYVADELIYLLNDADCRALVYHARFAPVLEQIRAELPHLRSLIQVEDESGNPLLPGAVDYEAALRQSSDARPALLWSPDDLYILYTGGTTGMPKGVLWRQEDIFFGALGGHPPGAPKHETMDTVLAAAGSGSLRALPAPPFMHGASHWMAFNCLHQGGTVIIQDKPGHLDAHDIWATIEREKVTFLTIVGDAFGRPLIDQLAKHDYDLSSLAVILSGGAILTPALKQAFLERIPQIMIIDGFGASETGGHGTQITMAGMKPTTGSFQMNEQTTVLTHDLSGRLTSGSEESGWLARSGHVPLGYFKDAEKTARTFPVIGATRYAVPGDHATIAADGTIVVLGRGSVSINSGGEKIYPEEVEKALKHHPSVYDAVVVGTPNERFGQQVTAVVQARAGEEPTEQELVDFCGRHLARYKLPRAVVFVDEMVRSPSGKADYRWAKATALKHLGIET, encoded by the coding sequence ATGGCCTTTACGCTTGCCGACATCAACGAAGCACTGGCCGGAGCCTTTCCGGAACGCGAATGTCTCGTCTTCGGTAAGCGCCGCGACTCGTGGCGGGAACTGAACTTGCGCACGCGGCGGCTCGCCAACTTCCTCGTCAGTCAGGGGCTCGGCTGCCATCGCGAACGCGACCAATTGCAGAACTACGAGTCCGGCCAGGACCACCTCGGCATCTACCTGTACAACGGCAACGAGTATCTCGAATCCATGATCGGCGCGTTCAAGGCTCGCGTCGCCCCCTTCAACGTCAACTACCGCTACGTCGCCGACGAACTGATCTATTTGCTCAACGACGCCGACTGCCGAGCGCTGGTCTACCACGCACGGTTCGCGCCGGTTCTGGAACAAATCCGGGCCGAGTTGCCGCATCTCCGATCGCTCATCCAGGTGGAAGACGAGTCGGGCAATCCTCTCCTCCCGGGCGCGGTCGATTACGAGGCCGCCCTGCGGCAGTCATCGGACGCGCGGCCGGCCCTGCTATGGTCCCCCGACGATCTCTACATCCTGTACACCGGCGGGACGACGGGCATGCCCAAGGGCGTGCTGTGGCGGCAGGAGGACATCTTCTTCGGCGCACTCGGCGGGCATCCACCGGGGGCTCCAAAGCACGAAACGATGGACACCGTGCTGGCCGCCGCGGGCAGCGGTTCGCTGCGCGCGCTCCCGGCCCCCCCGTTCATGCACGGCGCCTCGCACTGGATGGCCTTCAATTGCCTGCATCAGGGCGGGACCGTGATCATCCAGGACAAGCCGGGCCACCTTGACGCCCACGACATATGGGCGACCATCGAACGCGAGAAGGTGACGTTTCTGACCATCGTCGGGGACGCCTTCGGTCGCCCTCTCATCGATCAACTGGCCAAGCACGACTACGACCTGTCGTCGCTGGCGGTAATCCTGTCCGGCGGCGCGATTCTCACCCCCGCCCTCAAACAGGCGTTCCTCGAACGCATCCCGCAGATAATGATCATCGACGGCTTCGGCGCCTCCGAGACCGGCGGACACGGCACCCAGATCACCATGGCCGGAATGAAGCCGACTACCGGGTCGTTCCAGATGAACGAACAAACCACCGTACTCACGCACGACCTGAGCGGGCGCCTGACCTCGGGCAGCGAAGAGTCGGGGTGGCTCGCGCGAAGCGGCCACGTCCCCCTCGGATATTTCAAGGACGCCGAGAAGACCGCCAGGACGTTCCCGGTGATCGGCGCCACGCGATACGCCGTTCCCGGCGACCACGCCACCATCGCCGCCGACGGCACCATCGTCGTGCTGGGGCGCGGTTCGGTGAGCATCAATTCCGGCGGCGAGAAGATCTATCCCGAGGAGGTCGAAAAGGCCCTCAAGCATCACCCGTCGGTGTACGACGCCGTGGTCGTCGGCACCCCTAACGAGCGCTTCGGCCAACAGGTAACCGCCGTCGTTCAGGCCCGTGCCGGGGAAGAACCTACCGAGCAAGAGTTGGTGGACTTCTGCGGCCGACACCTGGCGCGCTACAAGCTGCCGCGGGCGGTGGTCTTCGTCGACGAAATGGTGCGGAGTCCGTCGGGGAAAGCCGACTACCGCTGGGCGAAGGCGACGGCCCTGAAGCACCTCGGCATCGAAACCTGA
- the tkt gene encoding transketolase has protein sequence MAGDDRETERLCINTIRTLAIDAIQKAGSGHPGLPLGAAPAAYVLWQRHLRHNPADPSWPDRDRFVLSAGHGSMLLYALLHLTGYAVSMDDLLAFRQWESRTPGHPEMLLTPGVEATTGPLGQGTGNALGMAIAERMLAHRFNRPGHRIVDHRTYVLASDGDLMEGVSAEAASLAGHLRLGKLIVVYDSNHVSLDGPTTLAFSREDVAARYAAYGWQVLRVADGNTDTAAIDNALTAAEADAERPSLIIVETTIGYGAPHKQGKSEAHGSPLGVEEVALTKTNLGFDPEEKFLVPEAALAHFRGAVDRGARLQAEWQKRFDSWAAAYPDLAREWRCAGRGELPDGWDGQLPVWKVGDAVATRVAAGKAMNAVAARVPWLVGGDADLSSSTMTAIADGGSFDGQTGAGRNLHFGVREHVMGAAINGIAYHGGLRAFAATFFCFSDYMRPPVRLAALNALPVIYVWTHDSIGVGEDGPTHQPVEQLMSLRVIPGLTVIRPADAFETAAAWRWTMAYRDGPVALILTRQKVPVLDRREALPGGGLDRGAYVIAESAGGAPQAILIATGSEVEVALAARAALARDGLRVRVVSMPSWELFAAQSAEYRETVLPRNVAARVSIEAGVTLGWERWIGAHGRAIGVDRFGSSAPGDLIFEKYGVTAAGAARSVRELLGL, from the coding sequence GTGGCAGGGGACGATAGAGAAACCGAGCGTCTGTGCATCAATACAATCCGGACCCTGGCGATCGACGCCATCCAGAAGGCCGGCTCGGGGCATCCCGGGCTTCCTCTCGGAGCGGCGCCCGCCGCCTACGTGCTCTGGCAGCGACATCTGCGTCATAACCCCGCCGATCCGTCGTGGCCGGACCGCGACCGTTTCGTGTTGTCGGCCGGGCACGGGTCGATGCTCCTCTACGCGCTGCTTCACCTCACGGGCTACGCCGTGTCGATGGACGACCTGCTCGCCTTCCGGCAGTGGGAGAGTCGCACGCCCGGGCATCCGGAGATGCTCTTGACCCCGGGAGTCGAGGCCACGACCGGGCCGCTGGGGCAGGGGACCGGGAATGCCCTCGGCATGGCGATAGCCGAGCGCATGCTCGCGCATCGCTTCAACCGACCGGGGCATCGGATCGTCGACCATCGGACCTACGTGCTGGCCTCCGATGGCGACCTGATGGAAGGCGTCTCCGCCGAAGCCGCCTCGCTCGCCGGCCACCTGCGGCTGGGCAAGTTGATCGTCGTCTACGACAGCAACCACGTGTCCCTCGACGGGCCGACCACCCTGGCCTTTTCCCGCGAAGACGTCGCCGCGCGCTACGCCGCCTACGGATGGCAGGTGCTGCGCGTCGCCGACGGCAACACCGACACCGCGGCGATCGACAACGCGCTGACCGCCGCGGAGGCCGACGCCGAACGGCCGAGTTTGATTATCGTCGAAACGACGATCGGCTACGGCGCGCCACACAAGCAGGGCAAGTCCGAGGCGCACGGTAGCCCGCTCGGCGTCGAGGAAGTCGCGCTGACCAAGACTAACCTCGGCTTCGATCCGGAGGAGAAGTTTCTGGTTCCCGAGGCGGCGCTGGCACACTTCCGCGGCGCGGTCGATCGCGGTGCCCGGTTGCAGGCGGAGTGGCAGAAACGTTTCGATAGCTGGGCGGCGGCGTACCCCGACCTTGCGCGGGAGTGGCGGTGCGCCGGGCGCGGAGAACTCCCGGACGGCTGGGACGGCCAGTTGCCGGTATGGAAGGTAGGCGACGCCGTGGCGACGCGGGTTGCGGCCGGCAAGGCGATGAACGCCGTTGCCGCGCGGGTGCCGTGGCTGGTGGGCGGCGATGCCGATCTGTCCAGCTCGACGATGACCGCGATCGCCGATGGCGGTTCGTTCGACGGGCAGACCGGTGCGGGTCGCAACCTGCACTTCGGCGTGCGCGAACACGTCATGGGAGCGGCGATCAACGGTATCGCCTATCACGGCGGCCTGCGCGCGTTTGCGGCGACGTTTTTCTGCTTCTCGGATTACATGCGCCCGCCGGTGCGGCTGGCGGCGTTGAACGCGCTGCCGGTCATCTACGTGTGGACACACGACTCGATCGGTGTCGGCGAGGACGGACCCACTCACCAGCCCGTTGAGCAGCTCATGTCGTTGCGGGTAATTCCCGGCCTTACGGTCATCCGCCCGGCGGATGCCTTCGAAACCGCGGCGGCATGGCGGTGGACGATGGCATACCGCGATGGACCCGTGGCCCTTATATTGACCAGGCAGAAGGTGCCGGTTCTCGATCGTCGCGAGGCGCTCCCGGGCGGTGGATTAGATCGCGGTGCGTACGTCATTGCCGAGTCAGCAGGCGGCGCCCCGCAGGCGATCCTGATCGCCACCGGTTCCGAAGTCGAGGTGGCGTTGGCGGCGCGCGCGGCGCTGGCGCGCGACGGCCTCCGCGTGCGCGTCGTGTCGATGCCGTCGTGGGAGCTGTTTGCGGCGCAGAGTGCCGAGTATCGGGAGACCGTCCTGCCGCGCAACGTGGCCGCCCGGGTGTCGATCGAGGCCGGGGTCACGCTCGGCTGGGAGCGCTGGATTGGCGCTCATGGCCGCGCCATCGGCGTGGATCGGTTCGGCAGTTCGGCGCCGGGCGACCTGATCTTCGAGAAGTACGGCGTTACGGCGGCCGGCGCGGCTCGCTCGGTGCGGGAACTGCTCGGCCTCTGA
- a CDS encoding paraslipin gives MTGALFVAVFLAVLVIVVLAKTAVVVPQQSAFVVERLGRYQKTLGAGFHILVPFVDVIRYRHGLKETAVDIPEQVCITRDNVQVHVDGVLYLQVLNPERASYGVADYLFAISQLAQTTLRSEVGRIELDRTFEERSHINTQVVNELDKASEPWGIKVLRYEIKNITPPRDVLAAMEKQMRAEREKRATILTSEGERDAAINVAEGDKQQVIKASEAKKQQQINEAEGAAAAIRAVATATADGIRAVADVIRLPGGFEAVQLRVAEQYISRFGELARTTNTLILPANVADVASMIGTAMTVAKATQKRDASETATAIPAGGDR, from the coding sequence ATGACCGGAGCACTGTTCGTCGCGGTTTTCCTGGCGGTGCTGGTGATCGTCGTGCTGGCGAAGACCGCCGTCGTAGTACCGCAGCAAAGCGCCTTCGTGGTCGAGCGTCTCGGCAGGTACCAGAAGACGCTGGGCGCCGGCTTCCACATCCTGGTGCCGTTCGTGGATGTGATTCGCTATCGCCACGGGCTCAAGGAAACTGCCGTCGATATTCCCGAACAGGTCTGCATTACGCGCGACAACGTGCAGGTGCACGTCGACGGTGTGCTGTATTTGCAGGTCCTGAACCCCGAACGCGCTTCTTACGGCGTGGCCGACTACCTGTTCGCCATTTCCCAGCTTGCGCAGACGACGCTGCGTAGCGAGGTCGGCCGCATCGAGCTCGACCGCACGTTCGAAGAGCGCTCCCACATCAATACCCAGGTGGTCAACGAACTCGACAAGGCATCCGAGCCGTGGGGCATCAAGGTGTTGCGCTACGAGATCAAGAACATCACGCCCCCGCGGGACGTGCTGGCGGCGATGGAGAAGCAGATGCGGGCCGAGCGCGAAAAGCGGGCCACCATCCTGACCTCAGAGGGGGAACGCGACGCGGCGATCAACGTCGCCGAAGGCGATAAGCAGCAGGTCATCAAGGCGTCGGAGGCGAAGAAGCAACAGCAAATCAACGAGGCCGAAGGGGCGGCGGCGGCGATCCGCGCCGTGGCGACGGCGACGGCCGATGGCATCCGCGCTGTGGCCGACGTGATCCGACTACCCGGCGGATTCGAGGCCGTGCAGTTGCGCGTGGCCGAACAGTACATCTCCCGCTTCGGCGAACTGGCAAGGACGACCAACACCCTCATCCTGCCCGCCAACGTGGCTGACGTTGCCTCGATGATCGGTACGGCAATGACCGTGGCCAAAGCCACGCAGAAGCGAGACGCGTCGGAGACAGCCACCGCCATCCCCGCCGGAGGAGACCGCTGA
- a CDS encoding NfeD family protein, protein MDWWIWILAGLVLMGLELLTPGGFFVVFFGVGAVAVGVLVALGAGGPLWAQCLWFSALSVSSLVFLRSRLRQLLQGAQGHGVGVETLVGEVAVLADDLDPGAVGKAELRGTTWTVRNAGTGPLHRGQRCRVRRVDGLMLWVGAE, encoded by the coding sequence ATGGATTGGTGGATCTGGATACTGGCCGGGCTGGTTCTGATGGGCCTCGAGCTGCTCACCCCCGGCGGCTTCTTCGTGGTGTTCTTCGGTGTCGGTGCCGTTGCGGTCGGGGTGCTGGTGGCCCTCGGCGCGGGCGGGCCGCTCTGGGCGCAGTGCCTGTGGTTCTCCGCACTGTCGGTTTCTTCTCTGGTGTTCTTACGGAGCCGCTTGCGGCAGTTACTGCAGGGAGCGCAGGGCCACGGGGTGGGCGTGGAAACCCTCGTCGGCGAGGTCGCGGTGCTGGCCGACGACCTCGATCCGGGTGCGGTGGGCAAAGCCGAGCTGCGCGGTACCACGTGGACCGTGCGCAATGCCGGCACCGGGCCGCTACACCGCGGGCAACGCTGCCGGGTGCGGCGCGTCGATGGTTTGATGCTGTGGGTCGGTGCCGAATGA
- a CDS encoding right-handed parallel beta-helix repeat-containing protein: MPALMTARVLMVLAVVWLGASFPPAAQAVLRVVATTGDDGNVGSERAPFRTVAAGVRAALPGDDVVVLPGVYREAVAVAVAGAPGVPIVIRGLPGAVLESPNPGASLSAFDVLPGAAHVRIEGFTLRAGFAETVFVRPGAREIELAGLHLYDNHAGIWVAGATDVTVRDCVIERLARTGVRIFAGAQRVRVADTRSAGNDDGGGCSGDADGFSADESTADVLFERCEAVGNSEDGFDLQTASVTLLASRARDNGCSGVKLAAGGVVENLVVERQRTGINIGGAGAAATILNGTLVDNDTGIRATGGAYTLTVRNSVVTGPAKALVADASVRLIESHNIFHRPLARERLIELTRVGGSALYSGNDVNDGRWQQETGQGDGTFAIDPLLEATTGVPGAGSAAIDSADSRGSPPADVRGVARPLGGGVDRGAFEVVPVAVRLADARAVGRPDVSGIGRLTVVGEISLPVGTDLDPRRDSLTLDLRGVGGCVVHVTATPVVDGSRRAIYEDDDGRRVRLRWTTLGGGRLRFWLTATAADLWALRDEPGRLAVDVGTLHVEGEVAVRMPR, encoded by the coding sequence TTGCCCGCGCTGATGACGGCGCGCGTGCTCATGGTCCTCGCGGTGGTCTGGCTCGGCGCCAGCTTTCCGCCCGCGGCACAAGCGGTCCTGCGAGTGGTGGCGACGACGGGCGACGACGGCAACGTCGGCAGTGAGCGCGCGCCGTTTCGCACCGTAGCTGCGGGCGTGCGCGCGGCCCTGCCGGGCGACGATGTCGTTGTGCTGCCCGGCGTCTATCGCGAAGCGGTCGCGGTTGCCGTGGCGGGCGCGCCGGGGGTGCCGATCGTCATCCGAGGCCTTCCCGGCGCCGTGCTGGAAAGTCCGAACCCGGGGGCGAGTCTGTCGGCGTTCGATGTCCTTCCCGGTGCGGCCCACGTGCGCATCGAGGGATTTACGCTGCGCGCCGGCTTCGCCGAGACGGTGTTCGTGCGCCCCGGGGCCCGCGAGATCGAACTGGCCGGGCTCCACCTGTACGACAATCACGCCGGCATCTGGGTTGCCGGCGCCACCGACGTTACGGTGCGCGACTGCGTGATCGAGCGCCTGGCGCGCACGGGCGTGCGCATCTTCGCCGGAGCGCAGCGGGTGCGCGTGGCCGACACGCGCTCTGCCGGCAACGACGACGGCGGCGGCTGCTCCGGAGATGCCGACGGCTTCAGTGCCGACGAGTCGACGGCCGACGTCCTGTTCGAACGCTGCGAGGCAGTCGGGAATTCCGAAGACGGCTTCGACCTGCAGACCGCGTCGGTGACGCTGCTCGCGAGCCGGGCACGCGACAACGGGTGCTCGGGAGTGAAGCTCGCCGCCGGAGGCGTGGTCGAGAACCTGGTGGTCGAAAGGCAGCGCACGGGAATCAATATCGGCGGTGCCGGCGCCGCGGCGACCATTCTGAACGGTACGCTGGTCGACAACGACACCGGCATTCGCGCCACCGGCGGGGCGTACACGCTGACGGTGCGCAACTCGGTGGTCACCGGACCCGCAAAGGCGTTGGTCGCCGACGCCAGCGTGCGTCTGATCGAGAGTCACAACATCTTCCACAGGCCCCTGGCCAGGGAGCGACTCATCGAGCTCACCCGCGTTGGCGGGTCGGCGTTGTATTCGGGGAACGACGTGAACGACGGCCGGTGGCAGCAGGAGACCGGTCAGGGGGATGGCACCTTCGCCATCGATCCGTTGCTGGAGGCGACGACGGGTGTGCCGGGCGCCGGCAGCGCGGCGATCGACAGTGCCGACTCCAGGGGATCGCCGCCCGCCGATGTGCGTGGCGTGGCGCGGCCGCTGGGCGGGGGCGTGGACCGGGGGGCCTTCGAGGTGGTGCCGGTCGCGGTACGGCTGGCCGACGCGCGCGCCGTCGGGCGTCCGGACGTCTCCGGTATCGGCCGGCTGACGGTGGTTGGCGAGATCTCATTACCGGTGGGGACCGATCTCGATCCACGGCGGGACTCGTTGACCCTCGACCTGCGGGGTGTGGGCGGGTGTGTCGTGCACGTCACCGCAACGCCGGTTGTCGACGGTTCGCGGCGGGCGATCTACGAGGACGACGACGGCCGCCGGGTGCGCCTGCGCTGGACGACACTGGGCGGGGGGCGGTTGCGTTTCTGGTTGACCGCGACGGCGGCCGACCTGTGGGCGTTGCGCGACGAACCGGGACGGCTCGCGGTCGACGTGGGCACGTTACACGTCGAGGGCGAAGTGGCCGTACGCATGCCGCGTTGA
- a CDS encoding PQQ-dependent sugar dehydrogenase, protein MRRPALALVLVALGIALPVLPAGAAETCERAGASFLVSIIGAARTCLTKDVPAGRSCTRRNRGMERRAELVTSLCASGTVERLTCTARQAILAAGLPYAAMTGTGFGYLCTTTSCGNGVTEPPEQCDDANVIGGDGCSAICQLEGGACTDVCAGIVPVTGTSIRAERVATGLSQPVFVVAPPRDTTRVFIVEKTGRIRILKFGTLLPTAFLDLAALISGGGEQGLLGLAFHPSYADNGRFFVNYTDTDGDTVVAEYRVSANPDIADAGSQEILLQIDQPFDNHNGGQVSFGPDGFLYIGTGDGGSGGDPMDNAENIDSHLGKLLRIDVDNGTTYVSPPTNPFFGAVPGLDEIWAYGLRNPWRFSFDRLNGDLYIGDVGQGSWEEIDWRPGSSTGGENYGWDVMEGLHCFEPPSACTQTGLTMPVLEYDHGQGCSVTGGYVYRGCKMPDLAGTYFYADYCTEFVRTLTMSGGVATNLQDRTAELESGGVSIDAITSFGEDARGEIYITDQGGEVFKIVPGP, encoded by the coding sequence ATGCGTCGTCCGGCACTCGCCCTCGTCCTGGTTGCTCTCGGCATTGCCTTGCCCGTACTCCCCGCCGGGGCCGCCGAAACCTGCGAACGGGCGGGCGCGTCGTTTCTGGTGTCGATCATCGGCGCCGCCCGGACCTGCCTGACCAAGGACGTGCCGGCGGGGCGTTCCTGCACAAGGCGCAACCGCGGCATGGAGCGGCGCGCCGAACTGGTAACGTCCCTGTGCGCTTCCGGCACGGTCGAACGGCTGACCTGCACCGCCCGCCAGGCGATTCTCGCCGCGGGCCTGCCCTATGCCGCAATGACCGGGACGGGCTTCGGCTACCTGTGCACGACGACGTCGTGCGGCAACGGCGTCACCGAACCGCCCGAGCAGTGTGACGACGCCAATGTGATCGGCGGCGACGGCTGCTCCGCAATCTGCCAACTCGAGGGCGGGGCCTGTACGGACGTCTGCGCCGGCATCGTACCGGTAACCGGCACGTCCATCCGTGCGGAACGGGTTGCCACCGGACTGTCCCAACCGGTGTTCGTGGTCGCGCCGCCGCGCGACACGACGCGAGTGTTCATCGTCGAGAAGACCGGCCGAATACGCATCCTCAAGTTCGGTACGTTGCTCCCGACCGCGTTTCTCGATCTCGCCGCCCTGATTTCCGGAGGCGGCGAGCAAGGCCTACTGGGACTGGCTTTCCACCCGAGCTACGCCGACAACGGACGCTTCTTCGTCAATTACACGGACACCGATGGCGACACCGTCGTGGCCGAGTACCGCGTCTCGGCCAACCCCGACATTGCCGACGCCGGCAGTCAGGAAATCCTGCTGCAGATCGATCAGCCCTTCGACAACCACAACGGCGGTCAGGTGTCGTTCGGTCCGGACGGGTTTCTGTACATCGGCACCGGCGACGGCGGCAGCGGCGGCGATCCAATGGACAACGCCGAGAACATCGACTCGCATCTCGGGAAGCTGCTGCGCATCGACGTCGACAACGGCACCACCTACGTCAGCCCACCGACCAACCCCTTCTTCGGCGCCGTGCCCGGACTGGACGAGATCTGGGCGTACGGGCTGCGCAACCCATGGCGGTTCAGCTTCGATCGCCTCAACGGCGACCTGTATATCGGCGACGTCGGTCAGGGGAGCTGGGAAGAGATCGACTGGCGCCCGGGGAGCAGCACGGGCGGCGAAAACTACGGATGGGACGTGATGGAAGGTTTGCACTGCTTCGAGCCGCCGAGCGCGTGCACGCAGACCGGTCTGACCATGCCCGTTCTCGAGTACGATCACGGGCAAGGATGTTCGGTGACCGGTGGCTACGTCTACCGCGGATGTAAGATGCCCGACCTCGCCGGAACCTACTTCTACGCCGACTACTGCACCGAGTTTGTGCGCACGTTGACCATGTCCGGCGGCGTCGCCACCAACTTGCAGGACCGAACGGCGGAGCTGGAGTCCGGGGGCGTGAGCATCGACGCCATCACCTCATTCGGCGAGGACGCGCGCGGCGAGATCTACATCACCGACCAGGGCGGCGAGGTGTTCAAGATCGTTCCGGGACCGTGA
- a CDS encoding radical SAM protein encodes MASSFVSNAPAGAGAAPRQTRTVCPVCVRPLDGTIREVDGKALLCRTCPEHGPRDFLLSANGPLYRDLERFFFEVLGNGRAPSGRITNYWVLSTPRCQMNCAFCQTEVESPWFETMSLDDLRGILRRFGKDKLTLSGGEATLHPNAEDFFREAHALGLTTQLATNGIQFARRDYCDRMAAAKLNEVRVSIESLGSDSTLGAYDDAFYSLKLKALQNLGELGIATVLSPTIFRGVNEDLLVEAIEFARDKPFVRELSVNGFAWVGEGRGMDSSMMIMPDEMMDVLHRRYGSGDRGDWFELQKMMLAALNLMGVRLCLYTQIMIFVRRRGSLAPITHYLNMRRFGAALRVWERFARSPFAVRAFTFMAACAVSLRPRSIGLLPPLLKLAAATFFAIKIDRYPAALLPVVLNTNCTTLSADDTVSLQCMSGVLFRRQGAIRKDVSAELLLRKERQRGKREEA; translated from the coding sequence GTGGCATCGAGCTTCGTTTCCAACGCACCGGCCGGCGCCGGCGCCGCCCCGCGGCAGACGCGGACGGTCTGTCCGGTCTGCGTTCGCCCGCTCGACGGAACGATACGGGAAGTGGACGGCAAGGCGTTGCTGTGCCGGACCTGTCCGGAACACGGTCCGCGGGATTTCCTGCTTTCGGCCAACGGCCCCCTGTACCGCGATCTGGAGCGCTTCTTCTTCGAGGTGCTCGGCAACGGCCGGGCGCCGAGCGGGCGGATCACGAACTACTGGGTGTTGTCGACGCCGCGCTGCCAGATGAACTGCGCGTTCTGTCAGACCGAAGTCGAGTCGCCATGGTTCGAGACCATGTCGCTCGACGATTTGCGCGGCATTCTGCGGCGCTTCGGGAAGGACAAGCTGACCCTGTCGGGCGGGGAGGCCACCCTGCATCCCAACGCCGAGGACTTCTTCCGCGAGGCCCACGCGCTCGGTCTGACAACGCAGTTGGCAACCAACGGCATACAGTTCGCCCGCCGCGACTATTGCGATCGCATGGCGGCGGCGAAGTTGAACGAGGTCCGGGTGTCGATCGAGTCGCTTGGCTCCGACTCGACGCTGGGCGCATACGACGACGCGTTCTATTCGTTGAAGTTGAAAGCCTTGCAGAATCTCGGCGAACTGGGAATCGCCACCGTCCTTTCGCCGACGATTTTTCGCGGCGTCAACGAGGACCTGCTGGTCGAGGCGATCGAGTTCGCCCGGGACAAGCCGTTCGTAAGGGAGCTATCGGTCAACGGCTTCGCGTGGGTCGGCGAGGGGCGGGGGATGGACTCGTCGATGATGATCATGCCCGACGAGATGATGGACGTACTGCACCGGCGCTACGGGTCGGGCGACCGCGGGGACTGGTTCGAGCTGCAAAAGATGATGCTGGCAGCGCTCAACCTTATGGGCGTGCGACTTTGCCTGTACACGCAGATCATGATCTTCGTGCGCCGCCGCGGCAGCCTGGCGCCGATTACCCACTACCTGAACATGCGGCGCTTCGGCGCGGCGTTGCGCGTCTGGGAGCGCTTCGCGCGCTCGCCGTTTGCGGTTCGCGCGTTCACTTTCATGGCCGCCTGCGCGGTATCGCTGCGGCCGCGCTCGATCGGGCTGCTGCCCCCGCTGCTGAAGCTGGCGGCCGCCACCTTCTTTGCCATCAAGATCGACCGCTACCCGGCCGCCTTGCTTCCCGTGGTGCTCAACACCAACTGCACCACCCTCAGCGCCGACGACACGGTATCGCTGCAGTGCATGAGCGGCGTGCTCTTCCGGCGCCAGGGCGCGATCCGTAAAGACGTGAGCGCCGAGCTGCTGCTCCGGAAAGAGCGCCAACGCGGCAAGCGCGAGGAAGCGTGA
- a CDS encoding glycosyltransferase family 2 protein: MTLETTPAISVVVAVYDDVHTVKELADRTSAALAARGETFELIFVDDGSRDGTVALLRAIEAQDARVRVFELTRNFGQAAALACGLFAAIGAVTVTLDGDLQNPPEEIPRLLDAIEAGAAVATARRGSRYEGLLRWLGSRAIHWLACRLTGVEIEDYGGNFKAYRRDALETTRRAWAPGKPFFPLALWLGHSVTEVTVRHEPRRFGTSKYSLLKLLRINFDLITAFTTLPLALMGAAGALCTVAGVAMLILWAILDGAGWVIPAAALTLVLTGAVFFAGGMLGLYLGRVYRLVAGAEPAYVVRQGPRNGSTRARAGESPRDS; encoded by the coding sequence ATGACTCTTGAGACAACCCCTGCCATCTCGGTCGTCGTCGCGGTTTACGACGACGTCCATACGGTCAAGGAGTTGGCTGACCGCACGAGCGCGGCGTTAGCGGCGCGCGGCGAGACTTTCGAGCTGATCTTCGTCGACGACGGCAGCCGTGACGGAACGGTCGCGCTGTTGCGCGCCATCGAGGCGCAAGACGCGCGGGTGCGCGTCTTCGAGCTCACCCGCAACTTCGGGCAGGCCGCCGCTCTAGCCTGCGGGCTCTTTGCCGCGATCGGGGCGGTGACAGTGACCCTCGACGGCGATCTGCAGAATCCACCCGAAGAGATCCCGCGCCTGCTCGACGCCATCGAGGCGGGCGCGGCCGTTGCCACCGCGCGGCGCGGCAGTCGGTACGAGGGCCTCCTCCGCTGGCTCGGTTCGCGGGCGATCCATTGGCTCGCGTGCCGACTGACGGGAGTCGAGATCGAGGACTACGGCGGTAACTTCAAAGCCTACCGTCGCGATGCGCTGGAGACGACGCGGCGCGCCTGGGCGCCCGGTAAGCCCTTTTTCCCGCTGGCGCTCTGGCTGGGGCACTCGGTAACCGAGGTGACTGTCCGGCACGAACCCCGCCGCTTCGGCACGTCGAAGTACTCGCTGCTCAAGCTGCTGCGCATCAACTTCGACCTCATCACCGCGTTCACCACCCTGCCCCTCGCTCTCATGGGCGCGGCGGGGGCCCTCTGCACTGTGGCCGGCGTGGCGATGCTGATCCTGTGGGCCATCCTGGATGGCGCGGGCTGGGTCATCCCCGCCGCCGCCCTCACGCTGGTGCTGACCGGTGCCGTGTTCTTCGCGGGCGGCATGCTGGGCCTGTACCTGGGTCGCGTGTATCGCCTCGTCGCCGGCGCCGAACCCGCGTACGTCGTGCGGCAGGGACCGCGAAACGGCAGCACCCGGGCCCGGGCCGGCGAGTCACCCCGAGACTCTTAA